A genomic segment from Acidimicrobiales bacterium encodes:
- the rpmE gene encoding 50S ribosomal protein L31: MKAAIHPEYTDTPVRCSCGNTFTTRSTAKELHVELCSECHPFYTGKQKLVDTGGRIDRFERRYGRRKPRS; this comes from the coding sequence ATGAAGGCAGCCATCCACCCCGAGTACACCGACACCCCGGTCCGCTGTTCCTGCGGGAACACGTTCACGACGAGGTCGACCGCCAAGGAGCTGCACGTCGAGCTGTGCAGCGAGTGCCATCCCTTCTACACCGGCAAGCAGAAGCTGGTGGACACGGGTGGCCGCATCGACCGGTTCGAGCGCCGCTACGGGCGGCGCAAGCCCCGCTCCTAG